One segment of Larus michahellis chromosome 14, bLarMic1.1, whole genome shotgun sequence DNA contains the following:
- the C14H17orf67 gene encoding uncharacterized protein C17orf67 homolog, with protein MKQLLVFVSFLVLMTTFTDTSPILPEKDAKQILRTRREDRPRKAGFPDEPIREYMLYLQRLEQRSEEQFLEHWLNPHCLPHCNRDLVHPV; from the exons ATGAAGCAGTTACTTGTGTTTGTCTCCTTTTTGGTCCTGATGACCACTTTTACAG aCACTTCACCAATTTTGCCTGAAAAAGATGCCAAACAGATTCTGAGAACTCGTCGTGAGGACAGACCGAGAAAAGCTGGTTTCCCTGATGAGCCAATAAGG gaGTATATGCTTTACCTCCAGCGGCTGGAGCAGAGATCAGAAGAACAATTCCTTGAACACTGGCTGAATCCACATTGCTTGCCACACTGCAACAGGGATTTAGTGCATCCAGTCTAA